A part of Desulfotomaculum sp. genomic DNA contains:
- the hpt gene encoding hypoxanthine phosphoribosyltransferase: MSLGRVLLGEREIQDRVRKLGEEISRDYTGNELLLVGVLKGAFIFLADLARCLTIPVRLDFITVSSYGESLKSSEEVVILKDLGMDLKDRHVLLVEDIIDTGLTIDLLMDNLAGRNPASLKTCALLDKPDRRKVSVKVDYVGFDIPDEYIVGYGLDYQDKYRCLKDIYVLERC; encoded by the coding sequence TTGTCTTTAGGCCGGGTTTTGCTTGGCGAACGGGAAATACAGGATCGGGTACGCAAACTCGGGGAAGAAATCTCCAGGGATTATACCGGTAACGAGTTGTTGCTGGTAGGAGTCCTCAAAGGAGCTTTTATTTTTTTGGCCGATCTTGCCCGCTGCCTGACAATTCCGGTCCGTCTGGATTTTATCACAGTATCCAGTTACGGAGAATCGCTAAAGTCTTCTGAAGAAGTAGTCATCTTGAAAGATCTGGGAATGGACCTGAAAGACAGGCATGTTTTACTCGTCGAGGATATTATCGATACAGGCCTGACAATTGATTTGCTGATGGACAACTTGGCCGGGCGAAATCCGGCAAGTCTGAAAACCTGCGCCCTGTTGGACAAGCCGGACAGGCGCAAGGTGTCCGTAAAAGTAGATTACGTCGGATTTGATATACCTGATGAATATATTGTTGGGTATGGTCTCGACTATCAGGATAAATACCGATGCTTAAAAGATATTTACGTGCTGGAACGCTGCTGA